The proteins below are encoded in one region of Cucurbita pepo subsp. pepo cultivar mu-cu-16 chromosome LG10, ASM280686v2, whole genome shotgun sequence:
- the LOC111803721 gene encoding mitogen-activated protein kinase kinase kinase 18-like, whose amino-acid sequence MKGSLFFSSHPSMRTSVFSMDWTRGPTIGRGSSAAVSVATDLCSGQVLAVKSVEFTHSDFLKREQRILSRFNCPRVIAYKGFDVTLENGELMCNLLMEFAPGGSILDVMEAAGGRLDEATAQFYTREILSGLEYVHSNGVVHCDIKCCNILVGEDGIKIADFGCARQVEEDSSRNLVGTPMFMAPEVARGEKQGFAADVWAVGCAVIQMVTGRAPWVNVSDPVAAIYKIGSGDDLPEVPRFMSEQGKDFLRRCLIRDPGERWSVSELLKHPFVHEQKSPPKQNSRTPTSILEQESWYTMNNSETVQSPIMPKLYRTPLQRIQQLSEISKIQSSRIPNWDCDKDWVTVKSITMEEEDTEQNEFVSVLELPCFSQSIKMATKNGVGDQNYIDVSISRESSKAKKRDLPAMSSVSNQIVSLNTNSFSNNHKLCIISSLFLVFLASGGSIRVTFLRYIENIWIYHENVKMLMNLCLFELNILSGD is encoded by the coding sequence ATGAAAGGCtccctctttttctcttctcatCCATCCATGCGCACCTCTGTTTTCTCAATGGACTGGACGAGAGGTCCGACCATAGGCCGTGGCTCCTCTGCTGCGGTCTCCGTAGCCACCGATCTTTGCTCTGGTCAAGTTCTGGCGGTTAAGTCTGTTGAGTTCACTCACTCGGATTTTCTCAAGAGGGAACAGAGGATTCTTTCTCGATTCAATTGTCCACGTGTTATAGCTTATAAGGGGTTTGATGTTACGTTGGAAAATGGGGAATTGATGTGTAATCTTTTGATGGAGTTTGCGCCTGGTGGGTCGATTTTGGATGTGATGGAGGCGGCTGGTGGCCGATTAGATGAGGCGACGGCCCAATTTTATACTCGAGAAATTTTAAGTGGGCTCGAGTATGTTCATTCCAATGGTGTGGTGCATTGCGACATTAAGTGTTGCAATATTTTGGTTGGTGAAGATGGGATTAAGATTGCGGATTTTGGTTGCGCGCGGCAGGTAGAGGAGGATTCCAGTAGAAACTTGGTCGGAACGCCGATGTTTATGGCGCCGGAAGTGGCGCGTGGAGAAAAACAGGGGTTTGCAGCTGATGTTTGGGCAGTGGGTTGCGCGGTGATCCAGATGGTGACCGGCCGAGCTCCATGGGTGAATGTGTCTGATCCGGTGGCCGCCATTTACAAAATTGGGTCCGGCGATGATTTGCCGGAGGTTCCAAGGTTCATGTCCGAGCAGGGCAAGGACTTTTTGCGGCGGTGTCTGATCAGAGACCCAGGAGAACGGTGGTCTGTCAGTGAGCTTTTGAAGCACCCTTTTGTTCACGAGCAGAAATCTCCACCCAAACAGAATTCAAGAACACCAACGAGTattttggaacaagaatcatGGTACACGATGAACAATTCGGAAACGGTTCAAAGTCCGATCATGCCAAAACTTTACAGAACGCCATTGCAGAGGATACAGCAACTGAGCGAAATATCCAAAATTCAGTCATCAAGAATACCCAATTGGGATTGCGACAAAGACTGGGTAACAGTGAAAAGCATTACCATGGAAGAGGAAGACACAGAACAAAACGAGTTCGTCTCTGTATTGGAATTGCCCTGTTTCTCTCAGTCCATCAAAATGGCAACCAAAAATGGAGTTGGTGATCAGAATTATATTGATGTTAGTATTAGTAGAGAAAGCAGTAAGGCTAAGAAGAGGGACTTGCCTGCTATGTCCTCTGTTTCCAACCAAATTGTATCATTGAACACTAATAGTTTCTCTAATAATCACAAACTATGTATTATCAgttctttgtttcttgtgTTTCTAGCCAGTGGGGGTTCAATTCGTGTTACATTCTTAAGATATATTGAAAACATTTGGATTTATCATGAAAATGTGAAGATGTTGATGAATCTCTGTTTATTTGAGCTGAATATCTTGTCTGGAGACTAG
- the LOC111803903 gene encoding B-cell receptor-associated protein 31-like, with amino-acid sequence MIQLLFTLIASEMLLILLFSFKTPLRKLVILAVDRMKRGRGPIMVKTVAGTVLIVLLSSLNSMVTIQKRWVDDGAVTPTDQVLMVRHLLEATLMGGSLFLALMIDRLHHYMRELHIRRKGMEVIKKQSRAMEEGKVSKSEEMKALEEERTSLQTKLKHLELELESKAKDVSASEANVVALRKQSEGLLLEYDRLVEENQNLRSQLQSVDRRLSRSGSKKNS; translated from the exons ATGATTCAGCTATTGTTCACGCTGATTGCATCGGAGATGCTTCTCATACTGCTTTTCTCCTTCAAGACCCCTCTCAGGAAGCTTGTCATCTTGGCCGTCGATCGGATGAAGCGCGGACGCGGTCCCATTATGGTGAAAACCGTCGCCGGAACTGTTCTTATAGTTCTCCTTTCCAGTCTCAACAGTATGGTTACGATCCAGAAACGTTGGGTTGATGACGGTGCCGTCACCCCCACCGATCAGGTTCTCATGGTCAGGCACCTTCTCGAGGCCACGCTCATGG GGGGGTCTCTATTCCTGGCACTTATGATTGATAGATTACATCATTACATGAGAGAGTTGCATATACGAAGAAAAGGCATGGAAGTCATAAAAAAGCAGAGCAGAGCGATGGAGGAAGGGAAAGTTAGCAAGTCAGAGGAGATGAAAGCATTGGAAGAAGAGAGAACCAGCCTGCAGACCAAACTCAAACACTTGGAATTGGAACTTGAGTCGAAGGCAAAAGATGTAAGTGCTTCAGAAGCCAATGTAGTTGCTCTAAGGAAGCAATCTGAAGGATTATTGCTGGAGTATGACCGTTTAGTTGAAGAAAACCAGAACCTTCGTAGCCAATTGCAATCCGTGGATCGCAGATTGTCTCGATCGGGCAGCAAGAAGAACTCTTAA
- the LOC111803904 gene encoding probable F-box protein At4g22030 → MSSHSSSKPLKLVPTMASLQSSFLLPSSSCSSRRTIAPAAIHDPKLPNLRISVPTLPNTSTPSLNVIEQLCLNQPINVQSPFTSHLHHILDAVADRVEMHNDLHLQRDNWNSLLLNSINMITLTASAMAAAAPAVGALGAPLLGLKLSSTLLFSAATGMLVVVNKIQPSQLAEEQRSAARLFKQLQSQIETLITVGAPTQRDVDSAMEKVLALDKAYPLPLLGGMLEKFPKTLEPASWWPNSSHSYESKTENENAQFDGNQRQDSNGWSDELEAEMREVVEVIKTKDAQDYARLGNLVLKVHKSLAISGPLLTGIAALGSAFVGDWSSGGMVVAAAAGSLAAAVNALEHGGQIGMVFEMYRSVAGLLWLMEESVRGTLEETDWEKRENGEVFERKVALKLGRSLAQLRQLASKSTAARTEGICVDEFASKLF, encoded by the coding sequence ATGTCCTCCCACTCCAGTTCTAAACCCTTAAAGCTTGTTCCAACAATGGCTTCCTTACAATCTTCATTTCTCCTCCCTTCCTCCTCTTGTTCTTCAAGAAGAACAATTGCCCCAGCTGCCATTCACGACCCCAAGCTTCCCAATCTCCGTATCTCAGTTCCCACGCTCCCAAACACTTCCACTCCCTCCCTTAACGTCATTGAACAACTTTGTTTAAACCAACCCATTAATGTCCAATCCCCCTTCACATCACACCTTCACCACATCTTAGACGCCGTAGCAGACAGGGTAGAGATGCACAACGATCTCCACCTACAGCGAGACAATTGGAATTCCCTTCTCCTCAATTCCATCAACATGATCACTCTCACCGCCTCCGCTATGGCCGCCGCCGCGCCCGCTGTCGGAGCCCTTGGAGCTCCTCTTTTGGGTTTGAAATTGTCCTCGACTCTGCTCTTCTCTGCCGCAACAGGGATGTTGGTTGTGGTTAACAAAATCCAACCCTCACAGCTGGCTGAGGAGCAGCGAAGTGCAGCTAGATTGTTCAAGCAGCTCCAATCCCAAATCGAGACCTTGATTACGGTTGGAGCTCCCACTCAAAGGGACGTCGATTCCGCCATGGAAAAGGTATTGGCGCTTGATAAAGCATACCCACTTCCTTTACTTGGTGGCATGCTTGAAAAATTCCCCAAAACGCTCGAGCCGGCTTCATGGTGGCCCAATTCTTCTCATTCTTACGAATCCAAGACAGAGAACGAAAACGCCCAATTTGATGGAAACCAACGACAAGATTCCAATGGATGGAGCGATGAACTTGAGGCGGAAATGAGAGAGGTTGTTGAAGTCATAAAGACAAAAGACGCTCAAGACTACGCCAGACTTGGGAATTTAGTATTGAAGGTTCATAAGAGTTTGGCAATCTCGGGCCCTCTTCTCACCGGCATTGCGGCTTTGGGCTCTGCTTTTGTGGGTGATTGGTCATCCGGGGGGAtggtggtggcggcggcggccgGTTCTTTGGCTGCCGCCGTGAATGCGTTAGAGCACGGTGGGCAAATTGGGATGGTGTTTGAGATGTATAGAAGCGTGGCGGGGTTGTTGTGGCTGATGGAAGAATCCGTTAGAGGGACGCTGGAGGAGACAGATTGGGAGAAGAGGGAAAACGGGGAAGTGTTTGAAAGGAAGGTGGCTTTGAAATTGGGAAGAAGCTTAGCTCAGCTCAGACAATTGGCTTCCAAATCCACCGCCGCTAGAACAGAAGGGATTTGCGTGGATGAATTCGCCAGCAAgctcttttga